In Nocardioides nitrophenolicus, the genomic window GCCGCGCACGACGGCACCCTGACGACGCCCCCGGTCACGGTCTCTCGCCCCGGCCACTACACCTGGGTCGTCACCACCGCCGCGGACGCACTCAACGAGTCCGCCGGCCACGGCTGCGGACTCGCGACCGAGACCACGCTGGTGCACCGGCCGGACTATGGGCCGATCCGGGTCGAGACCGGCTTCGACGGAGTCGCGGAGCCGGGTGAGCGCGCCGGTCGTCGCACGCGGCCGGCCCGGGTGTCGATCACGGAGATCGGCCTGTCCGCGCGGCTGGACCCAGTGGGCCTGCGCCGAGGCGCCATGGTGATCCCCGACGCCGTCGCCCGCGGCGGCTGGCTGACCCGGTCCGCCGTACCGGGCGAGAAGGTGGGCACCACCGTCCTCGCCGGGCATGTATCGGACCGGCACGACCGCCCGGGGGCGTTCGGCCGGCTGGCCCGCGCGAGGCGGGGGCAGCTCGTGAAGGTCCGCGGCGCCGACGGCTCGCTGCACCGCTACCGAATCGTCAGGATCCGCCGACCCGCACGCGGGCAGCCGATCGACGCCGCTCTCACGACCACCTCCGGCGCCCACCGGCTGGTCCTGGTGACCTGCGTCGATGCCGTCCACCGGGCTGACGGCAGCTTCCACTATCGCCGGAACCTGATCGTGGTGGCGAGACCCGTGCGGTGACTCAGGCGCTCGCGGCGGCCACGGCCGGCGCCAGGGCGAGCGCCCGCTCGACGACCAGGTCGACCACTCGCGGGTGCGGGCCGATGACGTCGGCGACGACGCTCGCGCCGGCTGCGAGGGCGTCGTGCCGAGCCTTGCGGTGGAAGTGCCCCGTCGCGAGCAGGTACGGCGACACGGCGTCCCCGGGCCGGACCACCTCCGGGAGCCGGGGACCGTTGCCGGACAACGTGGCGAGCCGGACCGGCGCGCCCCAGGCGTGGGCGAGCAGGTGGGTGGCGGCGTCGAGGTCGGCGACGGCGGCGGGATCGGTGGAGCCGGCCGCGACCAGGACCACCGGTCGGCCGGGGGTGGCGCCGGCGGCGCGCAGCCGGTCGACCTGGGCGGCGGCGAGCAGCCGGTCGGGGCCGAGGGCGCGGCCGAGTCGGATCGCTCGGTCCGCTGCGGCGAGGACGGCCGGCAGGTCCTGGCGCAGGTGGTAGCCGGTCGAGAGCAGCAGCGGCACGGCCACCGCGGGGGTCGGGGTCGCGGCGGCGACCTCGGCGAAGAGCGGCGCGCACAGCTCGACGTACGACGTGGTGGCGGGCCACCCGAGGCGCTCGGCGGCGGCCGCGGTCAGGGCGCGGGCCACCTCGTTGCCGGCGGGGGTGCGGGTGCCGTGGGCGACGGTGACCAGGCGAGGCGTCACGGCGCGACCGCCAGCCGGTAGCCGCGCTTGACGACGGTCTGGACGCAGCGGGTGCCGAGGGCGGCCCGGAGTCGGGCGACGGCCATCTCGACGGCGTGCTCGGAGCCGGCGGTGCCGGAGGGCAGCGCGGCGAGCAGGTCGCGGCGGGAGACGACGGTGCCGGGGTTGACCAGCAGCGCCTGCAGCACGGCGTACGGCGCTGGGGAGAGCTTGACCTCGGCACCGTCGAGCAGCACGGCGTCGCCGTGGAGGAGCAGGGTGTGGCCGGCGACGTCGAGGCTGGTGCCACCGGCGCGCGAGGGCAGCTCGACCTCGAGCTGCTTGACCATCGCGGCCAGCCGGGAGCGCTCGGGATAGATCGACGGCACGCCCCACATCTCGAAGGCGGCGGCGGTGACCGGTCCGACGCAGGCGGCGATCACGTCGGCCTGGAAGGCGCCGACGACCTCGTCCCGGTGCCCGGTGGTGCCGGCGGCCTCCATCATCGCGGCGATCGCCGGGGCCGCGGTGAAGGTGACGGCGTCGACCCGGCGCTCGGCGATGTCCTCGATCAGCCCGAACATCGGCTCGGGGTCGGCGGCCCCCTCGACCCGGTAGACGGCGACCGTGGTGACCTCGGCACCGAGGCGGCGCAACGCGTGCGCGGCCATCGAGAGCGACTGGCCGTGCTCCTGGACGACGATTCGCAGGCCGGTGAGGTCGCGGCCGCGCAGGTGGGCGAGCACGTCCTCGAACTCCTCCGACTCCGGCGACCACAGCTCGCGCAGCCCGAGCCGGCGCAGCGCGCCGACGCTCTTCGGTCCCCGCGCCAGGATCTCGGCACCGGCCACGTGCGCGGTCAGGTCGGCGAGCAGCCCCCAGCGCTCCGCCGCGCCGAACCAGGACTTCAGGCCGATGCCCGTCGTCGCGACGAAGATGTCGACCGGCTGCGCGAGGACCTGCTCGGTCGCGGCCAGCAGCGCGGGCTCGTCGATCCGGTTCGGGTCGACGGACAGGGCCGGGGCGTGGACCACGCTCGCACCCCGGCGCTCCAGCAGCGCGACCTGCTCCTCCGCGCGGCGCGCCGCGGTCACGCCGATCCTGAAGCCGGACAGGGGAAGCTCGCTCACGACTCGATTGTCTCGCGCCGGCCGCCGACGACCACCATGCCGTCGACCACGCGGACCTCATAGCTCGGTACGACGACCGCCGGGTCGTCGAGGCAGACACCGGTGCGCAGGTCGAAGCGCTGCTTGAGCAGCGGGCTGGCCACGAACACGACGTCCGTGTCGTCGCGGGTGGTGCTGCCGACGATGCCGCGCGAGAGCACGGACGCCTGGCCGAACGGATCCAGGTTGGCGAGCGCGAACACCTCGTCGTCGTGGGTCCGGAAGACGGCGACCTCCTCGCCGCCGACCAGCGCGACCACGCCGGACTCGCGCTGCACCTGCTCCAGGCGGCACACGGCGGTGCCGAGAGTGAGCGTGGTGGTCGTCGGGCGGACCTCCTCGCGGAAGGCGACCGCGGGCTGAGGTGCGCCGGGGGCGTTGACGAAGGACACGAACCGGCTCAGCTTCGCGGGGTCCTCGATGGTCGCCCGCCACTCGTCGAAGTAGGAGTCGACATGGCGCGCCATGCTCGCCTCCAGCTCCGCGGCGAGGCCGAGCGCGTCGTCGACGACCACCTCGCGGACCCGGTCCAGGCCGCCGATCTCGTCGAGCCAGGTGGCGGTGCGCTGCAGCCGGTCGGCGGTGCGGATGTAGTACATGAGGAAGCGGTCGAGATAGCGGATCAGCTCCTCGCGACTCACGTCGCCGGCGAGCAGCTGGGCGTGGGCGGGGACCGCACCGCCGTTGCCGCCGACGTACAGGTTCCAGCCCTTCTCGGTGGCGATCACGCCGAAGTCCTTGCCCCGTGCCTCCGCGCACTCGCGGGCGCAGCCGGAGACCCCGCCCTTGAGCTTGTGCGGCGAGCGCAGCCCGCGGTAGCGCAGCTCCAGCTCGATCGCGAGCGCGACCGAGTCCTGCACGCCGTACCTGCACCAGGTCGACCCGACGCAGGACTTCACGGTGCGCAGCGACTTGCCGTAGGCGTGGCCGGACTCCATGCCGGCGTCGACCAGCCGCCTCCAGATCGCCGGCAGGTCCTCCATCCGCGCGCCGAACAGGTCGATCCGCTGCCCGCCGGTGATCTTGGTGTAGAGCCCGTAGTCGCGGGCGACCTCGCCGATCACGATCAGCTTGTCGGGGGTGATCTCGCCGCCCGGGATCCGCGGGACCACCGAGTAGGTGCCATTGCGCTGCAGGTTGGCGAGATAGGCGTCGTTGGTGTCCTGCAGGGTCGCGTTCGCGCCCTCGAGGACGTGGTGGTTGAGCAGGCTGGCGAGGATCGAGGCGACCGCCGGCTTGCAGATGTCGCAGCCGCGCCCCCGGCCGTGGCCCTCGACGATGTCGTCGAAGCGCTGGTAGCCGTGGACGGCCACCACCTCGAACAGCTCCTGGCGGGTCATCGCGAAGTGCTCGCACAGCGACCTGTCGACGACCTTGCCGACCGAGGCGAAGTGGTCCTCGACGATCTTCTTCACCACGGTCTTGCAGGAGCCGCAGGTGGAGCCGGCCTTGGTGCACGCGGTCACGCAGGACGGGCTGTCGCAGGTGCCGCCGTCGGCGACCGCGGCGACGATCTCGGCCTTGGTGACGTCATTGCACGAGCAGACCTGCGCGTCGTCGGGCAGGCCCAGCTCGGGAGCACCACCGCGCGCCGCGGGGAGGATCAGCTCCTCGGGGTTGTCGGGCAGCTCGATGCCGGAGCCGACCAACGGCCGCAGCACGCCGTACGACGACGCGTCGCCGACCAGGATGCCGCCCAGCAGCTCGTAGCCACCGCTCGCGAGCTCCTTGACGACGAGCTTCTTGTAGACGCCGGCCACCGCGTCGGCGTACACGACCTCGAGGGCGTCCTCGTCGCTGGCGAAGGCGTCGCCGAAGGAGGCGACGTCGACGCCGAGCAGCTTGAGCTTGGTCGACATGTCGGCCCCGGTGAAGGAGCCGGCGGCGCCGCCGAGCAGGGCGTCGACGACCACCTCGGCCATCGCGTAGCCGGGTGCGACCAGGCCGTACATCCGCCCACCCGGGGCGGCGCACTCGCCGATCGCCCAGATGTGCTCGTCGCTGGTGCGGCAGTGCTCGTCGACCAGGATGCCGCCCCGTTCGGCGATGTCGAGGTCGGCGGCCCGGCCGAGCGCGTCGCGGGGGCGGATGCCGGCGGAGAAGACGACCAGGTCGACGTCGAGCGGGTTGCGGTCCTTGAGCGCGAGCCCGGCGACCTTGTCCCTGCCGAGCACCGCCTCGGTCAGCGCGCCGGTGTGCACGGTCAGGCCGAGGGTCTCGATGTGGCGGTTGAGCGTCGAGCCCGCGGCGTCGTCGATCTGGACCGCCATCAGCCGGGGCGCCAGCTCCACGACATGGGTCTCCAGGCCCAGCTGGTGCAGGGCGTTGGCCGCCTCCAGGCCGAGCAGCCCGCCGCCGATCACCGCACCCACCTTGGCCTTCCGCGCCGCCGCACGGATCGCCTCGAGGTCCTCGATGGTGCGGTAGACGAAGACGTTCCCGAGGTCCCGGCCCGGCACCGGCGGCACGAACGGGACGGCGCCGGTCGCCAGCACCAGCTCGTCGTAGTGCAGGTCCTCGCCGCTCGCGAGCGTGATCACCCGCTGCCGCGGGGAGATCGCCACCACCTCGGCATTGAGCCGGAGGGAGACCCGCGGGTCGTCGTAGCCACCGCGGGGAAGGAGGGACAGCGCCTCCGCGCCCCGCTCGAAGAAGGAGGTGAGCGCCACCCGGTCGTACGCCGGGCGCGGCTCCTCGCCGAGGACCGTGATGTCGTGGGTCTCGGTGAGCCCGCGCTCGATCGCCGCCTGCACGAAGCGGTGACCGACCATGCCGTGGCCGACGACCACCAGTTGCCTGCGCTGGTTCATCTCTCAGGAGCCTTTCGTGACGAGGGCGGGACGGCTGCTGAGCAGCTGGCGGACGGTGCTCGCGCAGCCACCGCAGCCGGTGGTCGCGCGGGTGGTGTCGCGGACCTGCTCCAGCGAGGAGCAGGCCCGGATCCGGCCGGCGGTGACGCCGGCACAGGCACACACCTCGGCGTCGTCGGGCAGCGCCGGGGCCTTGCCGACCCCGGGAGCCCGCTCGGGCAGGAGCAGCGCGCCCGGCTCGTGCGGCCCGAGGACGGTGCGCCGGTCGAAGTGCTGGGTGATCAGGCCGACCCGGGACAGGTCGCCCACCAAGGTGGCCGCGACGATCCGGCCGTCACGGACCACCAGGCGGCGGTGCGAGCCCGCGACCGGGTTCGCGACCTCGACCACCTCGCCGCCGGCGGCGAGCTCGGCCGCGGCGTCCCCGAGGACGGCGACGTCGAGGTCGGTGGCCCGCAGCCGGGCGACGACCCGGGCGCCGTCGTACGTCGGGGTGTCGCCGCAGAGAAGCCCGGCCAGGACGCTCGCCTGCTCCCACGCGGGCGGCACGAAGCCGGTGGTGCGGCCGCCGTGCTCGGCGCAGTCGCCGAGCGCGTGGACGGCCGGATCGGTGACACTGGCGAGCCGGTCGTCGACCACGATCCCGCGGCGCACCGCGAGCCCGGCCCCGCGGGCAAGGGCGGTCGAGGGCCGGCCGCCGGCGGTGAGCACGACCAGGTCGGTGTCGAGGGTGAAGCCGTTGTCGAGGCGCAGCGCGGGTCCGCCGGCCCCTTCGACGAGGCGGACCGCGCGGGCACCGGTGTAGACGGCGACCCCAAGCCGCTTCAGGTCCCGGGCGAGGATCCTGGCGGCCGGGGCGCTCAGCTGCTGGTGGAGCAGGTGGTCGGCCCCCTCGACGACCTCGGTCGCGAGGCCACGGGTGCCGAGGGCGCGGGCGACCTGGAGGCCGAGCAGACCGCCGCCGACGACGACCGCACGTCGAGAGCCGGGCAGGGCGCGCAGCAGCCGCTCGCAGTCCGCGAGCGAGCGGAAGGCGTGCACCGCCTCGTGCAGCGAGCCGTCCACCCGCACCAGGCCGCGGATCGGGGGGAGCGACGGGATGCTGCCGGTGGCGAGCACCAGCCGGTCGTACTCCACCAGGGTGCCGTCGACGAGCATCACGTCCCGGCGCTCCCGGTCGATGCCCAGCACCCGGGCGCCGAGGCGCAGGTCGACGCCGTGGTCGGCGTACCACCGCGGGTGGCGCAGCGTGAGCGCCTCCGGGCGGTGCGTGCCCTCGAGGACGGCGGAGAGCAGGATCCGGTTGTACGGCGCGACCGGCTCGTCGCCGAGGACGGTGATGGCCATCCGGTCGGGCGCACCGCGGGCCACCAGCTCCTCGACCAGCCGGGTCGCGGCCATGCCCGAGCCGACCACGACCAGCCGCGGACGCGGATCCGGGAGCGGTCGGGAGGTCATGTGACCATCGAAGGACACCGAGGTTTCGCGGCCGGGCGCTCGCGTCGCACGCCGATGTCAACGAGTCCTCACGGCCTCACCGGCCGCACGGACGCACGCCTTCATTGTCCCTTCATGAAGCCCGACCTAGCGTCGAGAGCGTGCTGAAGCCCGCAGCGACCCGGACCCGCCCGACGCGTACGACGTACGTCGCCGGCGCGGTGGCCTTCCTCGCGTGGCTGCCCTTCCTGTGGGTGCCGCTGGCGTCCGACGCCGCGGGCTTCCTGATGCTGAGCCGGCAGTGGTCGCCCGGCAGCTCGCTGTACGGCGACTACTGGGTGGATCGGCCACCCCTGCTGCTGTGGCTGTTCCGGCTCGCCGGGCTCGGGCCGGTGACCCTGCACTCCGACGGCCTGCTCGCGCCGGGCGTCGTCGTGCTGGGTGCGCTGGCGAGTGCGGCGACGGTCCTGCTGGCCGGGCTGCTGGCCGCCCGGGTCGCGCCGCGGAGGTCGCACTGGACCGGGCACCTCGCGCCCGTGCTCGCGGCCGCGCTCCTCGCCAGTCCGCTGCTCGGGATGCCGGAGACCAACGGCGAGGTGCTCGCGGTGCCGTTCGTGCTGGTCGGCGTGCTCGGCCTGGTCACAGCACTGACCGGACCGGCGAGTCGGCGGGCCCTGCTGGTGGCCGGTGGCGCGGGCGTGGCCGCCGCCTGTGCCGCGCTGATCAAGCAGAACGTGATCGACGTCTTCGTGCTGGCCGCCGTGCTGCTGCCCCTCTCTCGCGACCGGGTGCCCCACCTGCTCCGACGTACGGCGGCCTTCGCGGCCGGCGCGCTCGGCACGCTCACCCTCGTCGTCGGTACGGCGGCGGCGCTCGGGACCGCGCCCACCCAGCTCTGGGATGCCGTCGTCACCTTCCGGCTCGAGGCCGCGGCGGTGATCGGCTCGTCCGCGTCGCCCGCGACGTCGCAGCGCTTCGTGGCCGTGCTGATGGCCTTCCTCGCCAGCGGCGCCGCGCTGACCCTGCTCGTCACCGGCTTCCTCGCCGCCCGGACCGCCTGGCGGCGCGGCCCCCGCTCCGCACCGCTGCGCGTCGCCGCCCTCGCCATGGTGGCCTGGGAGCTGTTCGGCGTCGCCGGCGGCGGCAGCTACTGGCTGCACTACCTGACCGGCCTGATTCCCGGCGTGGTGCTGCTCGCCAGCCTGGTGCGGCCCGCCGGCTGGCGGCGGGTCGCGCTGGCCGGCTGCCTCGCCCTCACCGTGCTCGGCACCCTCACCGCGTGGAGCCATGAGCTCGCCGTACCCGTCGACGACGCGATCGGCCGCGACGCGCGGGTCGCCGACTACCTGCGCGCCCACGCCGCCCCGGGCGACGGCGCCGTCGTGGCGTTCGGACGGCCCGACATCGTCGCGGCGGCGGGCCTCGACAGTCCGTACCCGTACCTCTGGAGCCTGCCCGTCCGGGTCCGCGACCCCCACCTGCGCGAGCTGCAGGCCGTGCTGACCGGGCCGGACGCCCCGCAATGGGTGGTCGTGACCGGCGACGGGCTCACCAGCTGGGGGATCACGCCCGCTCCCGAGCTGACCACCTACTTCGACCACCACTACCGCGAGCAGGCCTCCTTCGGGGACCTGCATGTCTGGAGCCGACGATGAGCACCTTCCTGCCCGCCCCCGCGTCCCTGCGCTGCGTCGCGGTCGTGCCGACGTACGACGAGGCGGCCACGATCCTGCCGCTGCTCGACCGGCTGGCGGCCGTGCGCTCCGGCCCCGGCGCGCCGCACCTCGACGTCCTCGTCGTCGACGACAGCAGCCCCGACGGCACCGCCGACCTGGTCCGCGCGCACCCCGGCCACGGCGACTGGGTGCACCTGGTCACCCGGGTCGCGAAGGACGGCCTCGGGGCGGCGTACCGCGCCGGCTTCGCGCACGCCGTCGACGACGGCTACCACGCCATCGTCCAGCTCGACGCCGACGGCTCGCACCCGGTCGAGCAGATCCCCGCGATGCTGGCGCTGCTCGCCGACCACGACCTCGTCGTCGGGTCGCGCTACGTCCCCGGCGGCGGTGCCGAGGGCTGGCCGCTGCGCCGCCGGGTGCTCTCCGTCGGCGCGAACGCCTACGCCCGCCGTACCCTCCGGCTGCGCACCCACGACGCCACGTCCGGCTTCCGCGCCTGGCGGGTCGGCGCGCTGCTGCGCTGCGACGTCCTGCGCACCGAGTCCACCGGCTACGCCTTCCAGGTCGAGAACACCTGGCACGCCGAGCGCCGCGGGCTGCGGGTCACCGAGCACCCGATCACGTTCAGCGAGCGGGTCGCGGGCGCGTCGAAGATGACCGTCGACGTGGCGCGTGAGGCCGCCGTGCTGGTCGCCCGGTGGCGGCTCGAGGAGCTGCGCGCCGCCCATCCCGGGCTGCTCGCGCCGGCGCGGTAGCAGTCGCCTGCGTCACGACGGGCGGCGACCCGGAATATCCGGGACGGCGGCGCGCTTGTCGGACTCATACCCCCTAGGGGTATAGTCCGGACAACGCCTCGCTGAAAGGGGACCGTCGTGAGCCTGTTCGCGATCCGCGACTTCCGCCGCCTCTTCGCCGCGCAGATCATCGCGCTCTTCGGGACCGGTCTGGCGACCGTCGCGCTCGGCCTCCTCGCCTACGACCTGGCGGGCAGGGACGCCGGTGCGGTCCTCGGCACCGCGCTCACCATCAAGATGGTGCTCTACGTCGTGATCGCGCCGCTCGCCGCGGCCTTCGTCGACCGGCTCCCCCGCCGGCTCTTCCTGGCGGTCCTCGACCTCGTCCGCGCCGGCGTGGTCCTCGCCCTGCCCTTCGTCGACGAGGTCTGGCACATCTACGTGCTGATCGCCCTGCTGCAGTCGGCGTCCGCGGCGTTCACCCCGACCTTCCAGGCGGTCATCCCCGACATCGTCACCGAGGAGGCCCAGTACACGCGGGCGCTCTCGGCGTCCCAGGTCGCCTACACGATGGAGAGCCTGCTCAGCCCGGTGCTCGCGGCCGTGGCGCTCACCTTCCTGTCCTTCGACCGGCTGTTCCTCGGCACCTCGCTGGGCTTCGCCGCCTCCGCCGTCCTGGTCCTGTCCACCGCGATCCCGAACGCGCGCCCGACGACCACCGCGGGCCCCTGGCAGCGCGTCGCGTCGGGCATCCAGACCTTCGCCCGCACACCTCAGCTGCGCGGGGTCATGGCGCTCAACCTGGTCGTGGCCTCAGCCGGCGCGATCGTGGTGGTCAACACCGTCAACTACGTGCGCGACGTGCTGGGAGGCGGCCAGGCCGCCGTCGCCTGGATGCTGGCCGCCTCGGGCGGCGGCACCCTGCTCGTCGCCGTGGCCCTGCCCCGGGTCCTCGACCGGGTCGCGGACCGCACCGTGATGATGACCGGTGCGGCCGTCCTGGTCGCCGCGGTCACGGCGGCGCTGGCGATGACCGCGAGCGGGACGACCTCGTGGGCGCTCGCCGCCTCGATCTGGGTCGCGGTCGGCGGCGGCATGGCCCTCATCGTGACCCCGACCGGCCGGGTGGTGCGCCGTTCGGCGACCCCGGAGGCCTTGCCCAAGCTGTTCGCCGCCCAGTTCTCGCTGTCGCACCTGGCCTGGCTGGTCACCTACCCGGTCGCCGGCTGGGTCGGCACCAGCCTCGGCCTGACCCCCGCCTGGTCGATCCTCCTCGTCCTCGCGGCCGGCGGCGCCGTCGCGGCGCGGGTGCTCTGGACCCGCGAGCCGGTCCCGGTCGGCGCCCCGCCGCCGTGGTCGGACGCCGAGGCCGCGGAGGGCACGCTTGCGGCCGCGCAGTGCTCCTGCGTCCGCACCGTGTGAGCCGGGCTGCTCAGGCCGGCTCGGGGACCGGCACCAGCACCTCCGCCGCACACACCTTGAACTCCGGCATCCGGCTCGCCGGGTCCAGCGCGTCGTTCGTCAGTCGGTTGGCGCCGACCCAGTGGAAGGGCACGAAGACGGTGTCCGGGCGGATGCTGGCGACCACCCGCGCCGGGGCCCTCAGCTCGCCGCGGCGGGTCCGGACCAGGATCGGCTCGCCATCGACGGCGCCGATCCGGTCGGCGAGCATGGGGTGCAGCTCGACGAAGGGGCCGTCGTCCGTGAGCGCGCGGATCCGGCGGGTCTGCGCGCCGGACTGGTACTGGGCGAGCACCCGGCCGGTCGTCAGGTGCAGCGGGTACGCCGGGTCGGGCGGCTCCGCGGGCCCGGCGTACTCGGGGACCACGAAGCGGGCCCGGCCGTCGGGGGTGGCGAAGGAGTCGGCGAACAGGCGTGGGGTGCC contains:
- a CDS encoding sirohydrochlorin chelatase; this translates as MTPRLVTVAHGTRTPAGNEVARALTAAAAERLGWPATTSYVELCAPLFAEVAAATPTPAVAVPLLLSTGYHLRQDLPAVLAAADRAIRLGRALGPDRLLAAAQVDRLRAAGATPGRPVVLVAAGSTDPAAVADLDAATHLLAHAWGAPVRLATLSGNGPRLPEVVRPGDAVSPYLLATGHFHRKARHDALAAGASVVADVIGPHPRVVDLVVERALALAPAVAAASA
- a CDS encoding uroporphyrinogen-III synthase, giving the protein MSELPLSGFRIGVTAARRAEEQVALLERRGASVVHAPALSVDPNRIDEPALLAATEQVLAQPVDIFVATTGIGLKSWFGAAERWGLLADLTAHVAGAEILARGPKSVGALRRLGLRELWSPESEEFEDVLAHLRGRDLTGLRIVVQEHGQSLSMAAHALRRLGAEVTTVAVYRVEGAADPEPMFGLIEDIAERRVDAVTFTAAPAIAAMMEAAGTTGHRDEVVGAFQADVIAACVGPVTAAAFEMWGVPSIYPERSRLAAMVKQLEVELPSRAGGTSLDVAGHTLLLHGDAVLLDGAEVKLSPAPYAVLQALLVNPGTVVSRRDLLAALPSGTAGSEHAVEMAVARLRAALGTRCVQTVVKRGYRLAVAP
- the nirB gene encoding nitrite reductase large subunit NirB yields the protein MNQRRQLVVVGHGMVGHRFVQAAIERGLTETHDITVLGEEPRPAYDRVALTSFFERGAEALSLLPRGGYDDPRVSLRLNAEVVAISPRQRVITLASGEDLHYDELVLATGAVPFVPPVPGRDLGNVFVYRTIEDLEAIRAAARKAKVGAVIGGGLLGLEAANALHQLGLETHVVELAPRLMAVQIDDAAGSTLNRHIETLGLTVHTGALTEAVLGRDKVAGLALKDRNPLDVDLVVFSAGIRPRDALGRAADLDIAERGGILVDEHCRTSDEHIWAIGECAAPGGRMYGLVAPGYAMAEVVVDALLGGAAGSFTGADMSTKLKLLGVDVASFGDAFASDEDALEVVYADAVAGVYKKLVVKELASGGYELLGGILVGDASSYGVLRPLVGSGIELPDNPEELILPAARGGAPELGLPDDAQVCSCNDVTKAEIVAAVADGGTCDSPSCVTACTKAGSTCGSCKTVVKKIVEDHFASVGKVVDRSLCEHFAMTRQELFEVVAVHGYQRFDDIVEGHGRGRGCDICKPAVASILASLLNHHVLEGANATLQDTNDAYLANLQRNGTYSVVPRIPGGEITPDKLIVIGEVARDYGLYTKITGGQRIDLFGARMEDLPAIWRRLVDAGMESGHAYGKSLRTVKSCVGSTWCRYGVQDSVALAIELELRYRGLRSPHKLKGGVSGCARECAEARGKDFGVIATEKGWNLYVGGNGGAVPAHAQLLAGDVSREELIRYLDRFLMYYIRTADRLQRTATWLDEIGGLDRVREVVVDDALGLAAELEASMARHVDSYFDEWRATIEDPAKLSRFVSFVNAPGAPQPAVAFREEVRPTTTTLTLGTAVCRLEQVQRESGVVALVGGEEVAVFRTHDDEVFALANLDPFGQASVLSRGIVGSTTRDDTDVVFVASPLLKQRFDLRTGVCLDDPAVVVPSYEVRVVDGMVVVGGRRETIES
- a CDS encoding FAD-dependent oxidoreductase, coding for MTSRPLPDPRPRLVVVGSGMAATRLVEELVARGAPDRMAITVLGDEPVAPYNRILLSAVLEGTHRPEALTLRHPRWYADHGVDLRLGARVLGIDRERRDVMLVDGTLVEYDRLVLATGSIPSLPPIRGLVRVDGSLHEAVHAFRSLADCERLLRALPGSRRAVVVGGGLLGLQVARALGTRGLATEVVEGADHLLHQQLSAPAARILARDLKRLGVAVYTGARAVRLVEGAGGPALRLDNGFTLDTDLVVLTAGGRPSTALARGAGLAVRRGIVVDDRLASVTDPAVHALGDCAEHGGRTTGFVPPAWEQASVLAGLLCGDTPTYDGARVVARLRATDLDVAVLGDAAAELAAGGEVVEVANPVAGSHRRLVVRDGRIVAATLVGDLSRVGLITQHFDRRTVLGPHEPGALLLPERAPGVGKAPALPDDAEVCACAGVTAGRIRACSSLEQVRDTTRATTGCGGCASTVRQLLSSRPALVTKGS
- a CDS encoding polyprenol monophosphomannose synthase, translating into MSTFLPAPASLRCVAVVPTYDEAATILPLLDRLAAVRSGPGAPHLDVLVVDDSSPDGTADLVRAHPGHGDWVHLVTRVAKDGLGAAYRAGFAHAVDDGYHAIVQLDADGSHPVEQIPAMLALLADHDLVVGSRYVPGGGAEGWPLRRRVLSVGANAYARRTLRLRTHDATSGFRAWRVGALLRCDVLRTESTGYAFQVENTWHAERRGLRVTEHPITFSERVAGASKMTVDVAREAAVLVARWRLEELRAAHPGLLAPAR
- a CDS encoding MFS transporter, whose product is MSLFAIRDFRRLFAAQIIALFGTGLATVALGLLAYDLAGRDAGAVLGTALTIKMVLYVVIAPLAAAFVDRLPRRLFLAVLDLVRAGVVLALPFVDEVWHIYVLIALLQSASAAFTPTFQAVIPDIVTEEAQYTRALSASQVAYTMESLLSPVLAAVALTFLSFDRLFLGTSLGFAASAVLVLSTAIPNARPTTTAGPWQRVASGIQTFARTPQLRGVMALNLVVASAGAIVVVNTVNYVRDVLGGGQAAVAWMLAASGGGTLLVAVALPRVLDRVADRTVMMTGAAVLVAAVTAALAMTASGTTSWALAASIWVAVGGGMALIVTPTGRVVRRSATPEALPKLFAAQFSLSHLAWLVTYPVAGWVGTSLGLTPAWSILLVLAAGGAVAARVLWTREPVPVGAPPPWSDAEAAEGTLAAAQCSCVRTV